The following are from one region of the Hydrogenophaga sp. BPS33 genome:
- a CDS encoding pirin family protein, translated as MLQIRRSEARGHADHGWLKSQHSFSFAEYFDPAWMGWGNLRVINEDRIAPGTGFGTHGHRDMEIISYVLQGNLAHKDSMGNVKGIPPGDVQRMSAGSGVRHSEFNRAPNSTTHFLQIWIEPNVTGIDPGYEQKSFSDAEKRGQLRLVASPDGAQGSVTIHADASLYAGLLDGEQTAELALDPSRKAYVHLVRGELDVNGQHLRAGDAAVLADESRIELAKAQDAEVLVFDLAP; from the coding sequence ATGCTCCAGATTCGACGCTCCGAAGCCCGCGGCCATGCCGACCACGGCTGGCTCAAAAGCCAGCACTCGTTTTCTTTTGCCGAGTATTTCGACCCCGCCTGGATGGGCTGGGGCAACCTGCGCGTGATCAACGAAGACCGCATCGCCCCGGGCACCGGCTTTGGCACGCACGGCCACCGCGACATGGAAATCATCAGCTACGTGCTGCAGGGCAACCTGGCGCACAAGGACAGCATGGGCAACGTCAAGGGCATTCCGCCGGGTGACGTGCAGCGCATGAGCGCGGGCAGCGGCGTGCGCCACAGCGAGTTCAACCGCGCGCCCAACAGCACCACGCACTTCCTGCAGATCTGGATCGAGCCCAACGTGACGGGCATCGACCCCGGCTACGAGCAGAAGAGCTTCTCCGACGCCGAAAAGCGCGGCCAGTTGCGGTTGGTGGCGTCGCCCGATGGCGCGCAAGGCTCGGTGACGATCCATGCCGATGCCTCGCTGTATGCCGGCCTGCTCGATGGCGAGCAGACCGCCGAACTCGCGCTGGACCCGTCGCGCAAAGCCTATGTGCACCTGGTGCGCGGCGAGCTGGACGTCAACGGGCAGCACTTGCGCGCCGGTGACGCCGCCGTGCTGGCCGATGAGAGCCGCATCGAGCTGGCCAAGGCCCAGGACGCCGAAGTGCTGGTGTTCGATCTCGCGCCCTGA